The nucleotide sequence GCCCGGCGAAAGTTCGGACGGCGGGTGATGATCGGCTTCAGGCACTGGGCGATGATCTCCGGTGCATCCGGCCCGGAGATGATCTCGTCGAGGAAGCGGCCGGTGACCTCCGCGCCGTGGTAACGGACGACCTGGGTCCCCGCCAGGCGAATACGCAACCTGGGTGCGGCACCAGGCTGCGGCACGACCTCCACCAGCGAGAGGTAGGGCAGGAGCTCGGGGACTTCCAAGGGATCGAAGTGCTGGCGGCCCGGCAGCATGCCTGCAGGTGCCTTGGCGCTGAGGTAATCGCGCAGGCGACGGAAGCGGGGATGTCGCTCATAGGGCAAGCGTTCGTGCATCGCACCGCAAGTCCTTACGATTGCCGACTCCCGCGGTTCTGATGAGCCGGGGCATCGCCATGGGGTTGGCGCTGGCATCGGTGCCCGACTATGGGTACCTCGCCGAGCCGGGCGCCATCCATCGTAAGTATGAGACGGCCGGCACTGAGCGCGGCCCTTTGCGTTAACGCCCTTCCGGCCAGGGCAGGCCGACGAGCCTGGGGTCCTTCAGCGTCTCCAGCTCTTGGCGAACGGCGACGAAGCCGGCTTTCTGATAGACGCCGAGTGCCCGGGGATGGTCGAGATCGCAGGTGTGCACCCAGAGCCGCTGCGTCTCGCCTTGCCAGGCGGCGTCGATGGCGGCGTTCAGAAGGAAGCGGCCGAGGCTAAGACCGATGAATTCCGGCATGAGGCCGAAGAAGCTCAGCTCCACCGCGCCGGGGACGCGGCGATCGAGCTCGAAATAGCCTGCCGGCACGCCTGCGACATAGAGGATGGTGATCTCGACTCCGGGATCGTGGATCACCCGTGTGAGCTCCTGGTCGCTCCAGAACCGGCGGCTGATCCACACCCAGTTCCGGCCGACCGCATCGAACAGAAAGCGATAGAACACCACGGTCGGGCGTTCGGCGCGCATCAAGGCCACGCGCACCCCATGGGGCGCCGGCACCTGGCGCTTCGGATTG is from Pseudomonadota bacterium and encodes:
- a CDS encoding PAS domain-containing protein, translating into MHERLPYERHPRFRRLRDYLSAKAPAGMLPGRQHFDPLEVPELLPYLSLVEVVPQPGAAPRLRIRLAGTQVVRYHGAEVTGRFLDEIISGPDAPEIIAQCLKPIITRRPNFRRAAVAVPGREHVSYERMVFPLASNGEHVDMLIITFVIDMDEAYSSQACARDALLA
- a CDS encoding GNAT family N-acetyltransferase is translated as MARWLKEPEAGPRKPLSTVVTFLEMSANPKRQVPAPHGVRVALMRAERPTVVFYRFLFDAVGRNWVWISRRFWSDQELTRVIHDPGVEITILYVAGVPAGYFELDRRVPGAVELSFFGLMPEFIGLSLGRFLLNAAIDAAWQGETQRLWVHTCDLDHPRALGVYQKAGFVAVRQELETLKDPRLVGLPWPEGR